Proteins from a genomic interval of Undibacterium parvum:
- a CDS encoding efflux RND transporter periplasmic adaptor subunit — protein MIPNKSRSGCVLLLSPLLSLLLLAGCGKDDAAKKAEPAKEKPVASASAHTKEPGLQLSKEEIAAAGITIAPLQEQELHEQISVTATIQANQDKLARVAPRVAGRVTQVMANLGDKVKQGQALALVDSVEVGEAQSSYVQAVSEHALAKSGMERAEKLYADQIIPQKDYLRVRADFEKAKAVLRAAGEKRQILGIAGRQDSAGTSVFAVSAPFAGTVIEKKAVLGELAQSEKEMFSIADLSNVWIETNLYEKDVGKVKIGAEAQITTAAYASEIFKGKVTYISSSMDKESRTVKARVEVPNTDGRLKLEMFATAAIATLGTSKALLLPEQAVVLVQGQPTAFIQDADGFEARAVELGDKLQGQVILKSGIAPGEKVVTSGAYALKAKMLKSQISAD, from the coding sequence ATGATCCCCAACAAATCGCGCAGTGGTTGCGTATTGCTCCTGTCCCCACTTTTATCTCTGTTATTGCTCGCAGGCTGCGGAAAAGACGACGCAGCCAAAAAGGCTGAACCAGCCAAAGAAAAACCTGTGGCCTCTGCTTCCGCCCATACCAAAGAACCTGGGCTACAGCTGTCTAAAGAAGAAATAGCGGCTGCAGGCATCACCATCGCCCCGTTGCAAGAACAGGAACTCCATGAACAGATCAGTGTAACGGCGACGATTCAGGCTAATCAAGATAAATTGGCCCGGGTCGCCCCCCGCGTTGCCGGCAGAGTGACGCAAGTCATGGCCAATCTGGGCGACAAGGTCAAGCAAGGCCAAGCGCTTGCTTTGGTCGATAGCGTTGAAGTGGGCGAAGCCCAATCGTCCTACGTGCAGGCGGTCTCCGAACATGCATTGGCAAAATCCGGCATGGAACGCGCTGAAAAACTGTATGCCGACCAAATCATTCCGCAGAAAGACTATTTGCGCGTGCGCGCCGATTTTGAGAAAGCCAAAGCGGTGTTGCGTGCAGCTGGCGAGAAACGGCAGATACTTGGCATCGCTGGCAGACAGGATTCAGCTGGCACCTCTGTCTTCGCGGTCTCGGCACCATTTGCCGGTACGGTCATAGAAAAGAAAGCGGTATTAGGTGAACTGGCGCAATCCGAGAAGGAAATGTTCAGTATCGCGGATTTATCCAACGTCTGGATCGAGACCAACTTGTACGAAAAAGATGTAGGCAAAGTCAAGATCGGCGCTGAGGCACAGATTACCACTGCCGCCTACGCAAGCGAGATCTTTAAAGGCAAGGTCACTTATATCAGCAGCTCCATGGATAAAGAGTCACGCACAGTCAAAGCACGCGTAGAGGTACCCAATACTGATGGCAGGCTCAAGCTGGAAATGTTTGCCACTGCGGCGATTGCCACGTTGGGAACCAGCAAGGCATTGCTCTTGCCTGAGCAAGCGGTGGTGCTGGTGCAGGGACAGCCTACGGCGTTTATCCAGGATGCAGACGGCTTTGAGGCACGCGCAGTCGAGCTAGGTGATAAATTGCAAGGCCAGGTCATTCTCAAGTCTGGCATAGCACCCGGTGAAAAGGTGGTGACCAGTGGTGCTTACGCCTTGAAAGCCAAGATGTTGAAATCGCAGATCAGCGCGGATTAA
- a CDS encoding flagellar basal body rod protein FlgB — protein MNPIEKSSPLVSTAINSDSNDKLRSVTPAGKAFAEALAKVNGQSSTSTNTPPLKLKDNFNEHPLLIASQFNARNPESLSHVNPPVAKNEEEDSVHERALTLRAFRQEVLASNIANADTPGYKAVDFDINEAMRMGKDPRSVELKYVMPAQGNIDGNTVDMDVERVKFMENQIMYNFAVDRVRGHYKDMEDLLKNTPY, from the coding sequence ATGAATCCTATAGAAAAATCTTCGCCACTCGTTTCAACTGCTATCAATTCTGATTCCAATGACAAATTGAGATCGGTTACGCCTGCAGGAAAAGCTTTCGCGGAAGCATTAGCAAAAGTTAATGGGCAGTCCTCAACTAGTACGAATACACCACCGCTTAAGCTTAAGGATAACTTTAATGAACATCCGTTATTAATCGCGTCTCAGTTCAATGCGCGAAATCCCGAGTCTCTGTCGCATGTCAATCCACCCGTTGCTAAGAATGAGGAAGAAGATAGCGTACACGAGCGTGCTTTAACACTTAGGGCATTTCGTCAGGAAGTACTGGCATCCAATATTGCCAATGCCGATACGCCAGGCTACAAAGCGGTTGATTTTGACATTAACGAAGCAATGCGAATGGGGAAAGATCCTCGATCCGTAGAATTAAAATATGTGATGCCAGCACAAGGCAATATTGATGGGAATACGGTCGATATGGATGTCGAACGAGTTAAGTTTATGGAAAACCAAATAATGTACAACTTTGCAGTGGATCGCGTACGTGGGCATTATAAGGATATGGAAGACTTATTGAAAAATACGCCATATTGA
- a CDS encoding TolC family protein, whose translation MRLLILPLSIAALLVTPAISLASDSTANTTVVSIPMSAVADTSSAVPLTLEQAWQLAEHGNARLRQVQAQLSTVQGELSDARSLLWNNPKLTGERVRREVPQTGMSAENRREWSTGIEQTFELAGQQSYRRKATEQQLQALDALIEDTRREIRAEVEQRFVQVLSLQERILTERQSLKIIEDTASSVKKRVAAGEDSRLDGNLASVEAVRASNQIGVLEEQLIQARTELVQTLQLPGNGLLRVVGTLSAPTPTYTLETLLSSATNRPLLRALDYREQAAKSRLALERATRYPDLTVGVTTGREGATSARERLTSLTVSLPLPLFRNNAGGIGRAATELSQAQIERETSARNTASSVTSLWQKLQSLTLRVNALQQSVLPALEENQRLSVKSLQSGEIGLFQLLVVNRQVLDGRRDLIDAQTEWRLTRLSLHLTAGWNEASTSR comes from the coding sequence ATGCGTCTTTTGATCTTGCCGCTCAGTATTGCGGCACTGCTGGTCACCCCTGCCATTTCTCTGGCAAGTGACAGCACAGCTAATACAACCGTAGTTTCCATCCCAATGAGCGCTGTCGCTGATACAAGCTCGGCGGTACCACTCACACTAGAGCAAGCCTGGCAGCTCGCTGAACATGGTAATGCCAGGTTGCGCCAAGTCCAGGCGCAACTTAGCACCGTACAAGGCGAACTGAGCGATGCCCGCTCGCTACTCTGGAACAATCCCAAGTTAACGGGAGAAAGAGTAAGACGTGAGGTGCCACAGACTGGCATGTCCGCAGAAAATAGGCGGGAATGGTCGACCGGTATTGAGCAAACCTTTGAACTCGCCGGGCAGCAAAGCTATCGCCGCAAAGCGACTGAGCAACAACTGCAGGCGCTCGATGCGTTAATCGAAGATACCCGTCGTGAGATCCGTGCCGAAGTTGAGCAACGTTTTGTCCAGGTGCTCTCGCTGCAAGAACGCATCTTGACCGAACGTCAGTCACTTAAAATCATCGAAGACACTGCCAGCTCGGTTAAAAAGCGCGTTGCCGCAGGTGAAGATAGCCGACTCGATGGTAACCTCGCCAGCGTGGAAGCCGTGCGAGCCAGCAACCAAATTGGCGTCCTGGAAGAGCAGTTAATCCAGGCGCGCACCGAACTGGTGCAGACCTTACAACTACCTGGCAATGGGCTACTTAGGGTCGTCGGCACGCTCAGCGCCCCAACACCGACCTATACGCTAGAAACATTATTATCGAGTGCGACAAACCGCCCCTTACTGCGTGCGCTTGATTACCGTGAACAGGCTGCAAAAAGTCGTCTCGCTCTGGAACGTGCAACACGTTACCCTGATCTAACGGTAGGTGTGACGACCGGCAGAGAGGGGGCGACCAGTGCCCGCGAACGACTGACCAGTTTAACAGTGTCGTTACCACTTCCCTTATTTCGCAATAATGCAGGAGGGATCGGACGTGCCGCAACAGAACTGAGTCAGGCGCAAATCGAGCGTGAAACTTCTGCGCGCAATACAGCCAGCAGTGTGACCTCACTCTGGCAAAAACTCCAAAGCCTGACGCTGCGGGTCAATGCATTGCAACAAAGCGTACTTCCCGCGCTGGAAGAAAATCAACGTTTATCGGTCAAGTCTTTGCAGTCCGGCGAAATCGGCTTATTTCAATTGCTGGTGGTAAATCGCCAGGTGCTTGATGGCAGACGCGACTTGATTGATGCGCAAACCGAGTGGCGACTGACTCGTCTCTCTTTGCATCTGACTGCAGGTTGGAATGAAGCCTCGACGTCCCGATGA
- a CDS encoding efflux RND transporter permease subunit, translating to MLNKIVDLSLRYKVLVLVIFLLVILLGAKAWMELPVDAFPDVTPIQVNIYTESPGLAAEDVEKLLTAPIETSMAGLAGVEAIRSVSLFGLSYVSVNFKDNVDIYFARRLVGEKLLEAKERIPAGYGEPAVGPNSSGLGQVFWYTIESADKKMSTMDLRTLQDWNVRLKLRTAPGVDDVTSWGGDEKQYQVLINPNQLIKYGLSLKTVMETLTANNRQVGGQYLNIGQEQYLVRGLGLVANAKDIGNVVLATREGTPVYVRDVAEVKEAPSLRFGAVTKDGKEVVLGMALQRIGENAKGVVEAVKQKIKVAQQALPKGITINPVYDRTDLVDKAVKTAESALVEGSVLVAIILFLFLGEIRSAIVVIVALPLAMLISFMLMQQWGLSANLMSLAGLAVGIGMMVDGAVVMVENGFRLLSHQAGKKVNKTHVILEAAREVMNPVAFAILIIIVVFLPLFSLTGLEGKMFKPMALTITFAMIGSLLLTMTLVPVLSALILKPKEEKDTFVVRWAKKLYLPLLDWALDSKKKVITGAIVTLIAALALIPFLGKEFMPTLQEGGILFRVTSIPSTSLEESIRISQQLENALKQFPQSTSSIAMIGRAEKGETADVNYMELLVNLKPQGEWPKKISVPDLAKEMQQKLETVVPTAVIAATQPIQSRIEELISGVRATLALKLYGEDLNTLDRLSEQMKGVLDKVPGVADLSLEANKGKPQLVIKVNRDAAARYGINADEILEVVQTGIGGKAVSTLIDGTKRFDIQAWLAPEFRNNVQSIGNIPIRSQSGALVPLSNVASIELDEGYSFIRREELQRYAVIQMDVQGRDIDSFVKEAEAKIRQQVKLPEGYVIEWGGAFENQQRAMNKLLVIVPLTIGLIFILLYTAFNSLTYATLIIANVPFATIGGVVGLFITGQYLSVPSAIGFIAVFGVAMLNGIVLVTFLNEQRERGMSVREAVRQGAALRLRPVLMTASIAIFGLVPMLLSSGVGAETQRPLATVVVGGLFTSTALTLLLLPLLYEWVEERKERKAKAKLAD from the coding sequence ATGTTAAATAAAATAGTGGATTTATCCCTCCGATACAAAGTTCTGGTGTTGGTGATTTTTTTATTGGTCATCTTGCTGGGCGCTAAAGCCTGGATGGAGTTGCCCGTCGATGCCTTTCCTGATGTCACACCGATACAGGTGAACATTTATACAGAATCGCCAGGCCTTGCCGCCGAGGATGTGGAAAAACTCTTGACCGCACCGATTGAAACTTCGATGGCCGGTCTTGCCGGCGTGGAAGCGATACGGTCGGTATCCTTATTCGGCTTGTCCTACGTCAGCGTCAACTTTAAGGATAATGTCGACATCTATTTCGCCAGAAGATTGGTCGGTGAAAAACTCCTGGAAGCCAAGGAACGTATTCCCGCTGGCTATGGTGAACCTGCGGTCGGGCCGAATAGTTCAGGTTTAGGGCAAGTCTTTTGGTACACCATAGAATCCGCTGATAAGAAAATGTCGACCATGGACCTGCGTACTTTACAGGACTGGAACGTGCGTCTTAAGCTGCGCACCGCGCCCGGTGTGGACGATGTCACTTCTTGGGGCGGCGATGAAAAACAATATCAGGTACTGATCAATCCCAACCAGTTGATCAAGTATGGCCTGAGCCTGAAAACGGTGATGGAAACCTTGACCGCAAACAACCGGCAAGTCGGCGGCCAATACCTGAACATAGGTCAGGAACAATATCTGGTGCGCGGTCTTGGCCTGGTGGCCAATGCCAAAGATATCGGTAACGTCGTGCTGGCTACACGTGAAGGCACACCGGTCTATGTGCGTGACGTGGCCGAAGTCAAGGAAGCCCCCTCGCTGCGTTTTGGTGCTGTCACCAAGGATGGTAAAGAGGTCGTACTCGGCATGGCATTGCAACGTATTGGCGAAAACGCCAAGGGTGTGGTGGAAGCTGTTAAACAAAAGATCAAGGTGGCTCAACAGGCGCTACCTAAGGGCATCACGATCAACCCGGTCTATGACCGCACCGACCTGGTCGACAAAGCGGTCAAGACAGCCGAAAGCGCGCTAGTGGAAGGTTCGGTGCTGGTGGCGATCATCCTGTTCTTGTTCCTGGGGGAGATCCGTTCCGCGATTGTCGTGATCGTGGCCTTGCCGCTGGCGATGCTGATCAGCTTCATGCTGATGCAGCAATGGGGCTTATCAGCGAACCTGATGTCTCTGGCCGGGCTGGCGGTGGGCATTGGTATGATGGTGGACGGTGCTGTGGTGATGGTGGAGAACGGCTTTAGGTTGTTGTCTCATCAGGCGGGCAAAAAGGTCAATAAGACACACGTCATCCTGGAGGCTGCGCGAGAAGTCATGAACCCGGTCGCCTTTGCGATCCTGATCATTATCGTGGTGTTTCTGCCCTTGTTTTCATTAACAGGCCTGGAAGGCAAAATGTTCAAGCCGATGGCGCTGACCATCACCTTCGCAATGATAGGCTCCCTGTTGCTGACCATGACCTTGGTGCCGGTCTTGTCCGCCTTGATCCTTAAGCCCAAGGAAGAGAAAGATACCTTTGTCGTTCGCTGGGCGAAGAAACTGTATTTGCCCTTGCTGGACTGGGCGTTGGATAGCAAGAAAAAGGTCATCACAGGTGCCATCGTGACGTTGATCGCTGCGCTGGCCTTGATCCCTTTCCTAGGTAAGGAATTCATGCCGACCTTGCAGGAAGGTGGAATTTTGTTCCGGGTCACCAGCATCCCATCAACATCGCTGGAAGAGTCGATCCGAATTTCTCAGCAATTGGAAAACGCGCTGAAACAATTCCCGCAATCGACGTCCTCCATTGCGATGATAGGTCGTGCCGAAAAAGGTGAAACGGCGGACGTTAACTACATGGAGTTACTAGTCAACCTGAAGCCGCAAGGCGAGTGGCCGAAAAAAATCTCGGTTCCAGACCTCGCAAAGGAAATGCAGCAGAAGCTAGAAACTGTTGTGCCAACAGCGGTGATTGCCGCCACCCAGCCTATTCAGAGTCGCATCGAAGAGTTGATTTCCGGCGTGCGTGCCACTCTGGCTTTAAAATTGTATGGCGAAGACCTCAACACGCTAGACCGTCTGTCAGAGCAAATGAAGGGGGTGCTCGACAAAGTGCCGGGTGTGGCAGACCTATCTCTGGAGGCGAACAAGGGGAAGCCTCAATTGGTGATCAAGGTCAACCGCGACGCGGCAGCACGTTACGGTATCAATGCAGATGAAATTCTGGAAGTCGTACAAACTGGAATCGGCGGCAAAGCGGTATCGACACTGATCGATGGCACCAAGCGTTTCGATATTCAGGCCTGGCTAGCACCGGAGTTCCGCAATAATGTGCAATCCATCGGCAATATTCCGATCCGCTCGCAAAGTGGCGCGCTAGTCCCACTCAGTAATGTGGCAAGCATCGAGCTTGATGAGGGATATTCCTTCATACGGCGCGAGGAATTGCAGCGTTATGCGGTGATCCAGATGGACGTACAAGGCCGTGATATCGATAGCTTCGTCAAGGAAGCTGAAGCAAAAATACGCCAACAGGTGAAACTGCCTGAAGGCTATGTCATCGAATGGGGCGGCGCTTTTGAAAACCAGCAGCGTGCCATGAACAAGCTGCTCGTGATCGTACCGCTCACTATCGGTTTGATTTTTATTCTGTTATACACCGCCTTCAATTCACTCACTTATGCCACGCTAATTATCGCCAACGTGCCGTTTGCAACGATAGGCGGTGTCGTCGGCCTCTTTATCACAGGGCAGTATCTGTCGGTGCCGTCAGCGATTGGTTTCATTGCCGTGTTCGGGGTGGCGATGCTGAATGGCATTGTGCTGGTTACGTTTCTCAATGAACAACGTGAGCGCGGTATGTCGGTGCGTGAGGCGGTACGGCAAGGCGCAGCGTTACGCTTGCGTCCGGTATTGATGACGGCGTCAATTGCGATCTTTGGACTGGTACCTATGTTGCTGTCCAGTGGTGTCGGTGCGGAAACGCAAAGACCGCTCGCTACAGTCGTAGTCGGTGGCTTGTTCACCTCGACCGCATTGACCTTGTTGCTGTTGCCCCTGTTGTATGAATGGGTAGAAGAGCGTAAAGAGCGCAAGGCTAAAGCAAAGCTTGCTGACTAA
- a CDS encoding P-II family nitrogen regulator, protein MKQIKAFIHPHRINSVTEALRDSGFCDISNGTSCYNLTVSTVQRLFTSADPAQQRYSLDLAEPVVAETKLELICEDDLADQIVAIIALAGKPGPGWVFTTDIQSAVKIE, encoded by the coding sequence ATGAAACAAATTAAGGCATTCATCCATCCGCACCGTATCAATTCGGTTACCGAGGCGCTGCGCGATTCAGGTTTTTGCGATATCAGCAATGGAACCAGTTGCTACAACCTGACCGTTTCCACAGTACAGCGCCTTTTTACTAGCGCTGATCCGGCACAGCAGCGCTATTCACTGGATCTGGCGGAACCCGTTGTTGCAGAAACAAAATTGGAGTTGATCTGCGAGGATGATCTGGCTGATCAAATAGTGGCCATTATTGCGCTAGCGGGTAAGCCTGGTCCCGGCTGGGTATTTACTACCGATATTCAGTCAGCGGTCAAAATCGAATAA